One window from the genome of Natrialba magadii ATCC 43099 encodes:
- a CDS encoding ATP-dependent helicase — MTERETMSERETTADTADAVAASGETDAEPDAAALEPKGNQPAVIDATGGAHTVEAVAGSGKTTTMVKRLQAEIEERDVSPNRLLVLTFANEAAHTIQEKLREALGPQVAFDIDVYTYHSFSSKLLTEYAYHVGVSPEFDLVTEEDRPQLIESVYGDVDFSFVAAGSPSAGGTSDQTLSALTSFIEAMRREAVTPADIRSYLPSDEDLRDLLGLVTDLEEMAHQVINVDANGIMWDAEALADRCDRLPRVYRAKASQFDGDGRVHSAVSAHLEAMAETAENMADHLRTESELEWQAFRLPEAMFEGERGPLTSITQTPMGRLSNYVHMLRRARAFVGAYEAYLEALDERNAFDYDELIHRTVDLLRDERVRDDILAEWDAVYCDEFQDTDESQLELVEELRDGLDIMVVGDSDQAIHEWRGQDPENMSKLPESFEEIGLDLNFRSRQPILDLATNLDPDKDEIEAYKEPNPPSVVTVDSEGERTPAQVSTTISHLLTGRFEDVPERELEDIAVLVRRNQNARDIASQLDRDSIPYTLSSDASGELGHGVRTVLSYFRVLVEPGDDVSWQRVLLHLYRVPEGDVDTLLRAGETVPAGYDALAEPAAELRCPDRVHEALTDYKTLRSVSDTHAISELYRHFKRETRIDWFLREHDRDALANVERLIEAFNDSPVQSELTPAFVDYLERQAHLLSADDETATSPGSQSADAVDVMTIHQAKGLDFDTVLLPFLTESEFGHITLANYQRDLYRYDILVDDVQGELADPLRADCSDDQIAEEWRVLHVALTRAKEHLFLFGNDVEEQGPGADMLDDHLPSERSETPIHWSAEGPRFSVWNALMDSYDEIAADTPDAVRDYTDAVNRGVDEDPGTITYYQTEVSTDEALETVLEFADEVVAGTLADGDSAASPNTARFADAPLGTSVDVELARQHSHTALESVRNCERKHVLDHVVDAFPDPTPATGGEAEVTQADVGSLFHDVAELAYWRGYDSKTEWREACEWVARSRDLTTALEPALECIDRYFETDVPEWPAVGAEVPIAVDGDEIAEVNGDIAAVDDGIAAIEGDIIGYVDSVRRHPDGGLVVLDYKTSQAQKDLETSHQLELYVRACRDRFDEPLSHAGYVYVGDAGPAVQVFSVDELATLWESVLEDLATADGSSFANATPGPHCQFCPHRSLGCSEGEDESPSLDAFQIDGQ, encoded by the coding sequence ATGACTGAGCGTGAGACAATGAGTGAGCGTGAGACAACGGCTGATACCGCGGACGCTGTCGCAGCGAGCGGTGAAACGGACGCCGAACCCGACGCCGCGGCTCTCGAGCCAAAGGGCAACCAGCCGGCCGTCATCGACGCGACCGGCGGCGCACACACCGTCGAAGCCGTCGCCGGCTCCGGCAAGACGACGACGATGGTCAAGCGCCTGCAGGCCGAAATCGAGGAGCGCGACGTTTCGCCTAACCGCCTGCTGGTGCTCACCTTCGCGAACGAGGCCGCCCACACGATTCAGGAGAAACTCCGCGAGGCGCTCGGCCCGCAGGTCGCCTTCGATATCGACGTTTACACCTACCACTCGTTTAGCTCGAAACTGCTGACCGAGTACGCCTACCACGTCGGCGTCTCACCCGAGTTCGACCTCGTCACCGAGGAAGACCGTCCGCAACTGATCGAGTCCGTCTACGGCGACGTCGACTTCTCGTTCGTCGCAGCCGGCTCGCCCTCCGCCGGCGGCACAAGCGACCAGACGCTCTCCGCGCTCACTTCATTCATCGAGGCGATGCGCCGCGAGGCCGTCACCCCGGCCGATATTCGGTCGTACCTCCCCAGTGACGAGGACCTGCGTGATCTGCTCGGGCTCGTCACCGATCTCGAGGAGATGGCTCACCAGGTCATCAACGTCGACGCGAACGGCATTATGTGGGACGCCGAAGCGCTCGCCGACCGCTGTGACCGCCTGCCGCGCGTCTACCGCGCAAAAGCCAGCCAGTTCGACGGCGACGGTCGGGTTCACTCCGCCGTCAGTGCCCACCTCGAGGCCATGGCCGAAACGGCCGAGAACATGGCCGACCACCTCCGAACTGAATCCGAACTCGAGTGGCAGGCGTTTCGGCTCCCCGAGGCGATGTTCGAGGGCGAGCGGGGGCCACTGACCTCGATCACGCAGACGCCGATGGGGCGGCTGTCGAACTACGTTCACATGCTCCGGCGGGCACGAGCGTTCGTCGGTGCATATGAAGCCTATCTCGAGGCGCTCGACGAGCGCAACGCCTTCGACTACGACGAACTGATTCACCGGACCGTCGACCTGCTTCGTGACGAGCGCGTCCGTGACGACATCCTCGCCGAGTGGGACGCCGTCTACTGCGACGAGTTTCAGGACACGGACGAGTCCCAACTCGAGTTGGTCGAGGAACTGCGCGACGGCCTCGACATCATGGTCGTCGGCGACAGCGATCAGGCCATCCACGAGTGGCGCGGGCAGGATCCCGAGAATATGTCGAAACTGCCCGAGTCGTTCGAGGAGATCGGCCTGGATCTGAACTTCCGGTCGCGCCAGCCGATTCTCGATCTGGCGACGAATCTCGATCCCGACAAGGACGAGATCGAGGCGTACAAGGAGCCGAACCCGCCCAGCGTCGTCACAGTCGACAGCGAGGGCGAGCGTACGCCGGCACAGGTGAGCACGACGATTTCACATCTCCTCACGGGTCGGTTCGAGGACGTTCCCGAGCGCGAACTCGAGGACATCGCGGTGCTCGTCCGCCGAAACCAGAACGCTCGCGATATCGCGTCCCAGCTGGATCGGGACAGCATTCCCTACACCCTCTCGAGCGATGCGTCGGGCGAACTCGGCCACGGCGTGCGGACGGTGCTGTCGTACTTCCGTGTCCTCGTCGAACCCGGCGATGACGTGAGCTGGCAGCGCGTCCTTCTCCACCTCTACCGCGTCCCCGAGGGAGACGTGGATACGCTGTTGCGAGCCGGCGAGACCGTTCCGGCGGGGTACGACGCGCTCGCAGAGCCGGCCGCCGAACTTCGCTGTCCCGACCGTGTCCACGAGGCGCTCACGGACTACAAGACGCTTCGATCGGTCTCGGACACCCACGCAATCTCCGAGCTTTACCGCCACTTCAAGCGCGAGACGCGTATCGACTGGTTCCTCCGGGAACACGACCGAGACGCCCTCGCCAACGTCGAGCGCCTGATCGAGGCGTTCAACGACAGTCCCGTCCAGTCCGAGCTGACGCCGGCGTTCGTCGACTACCTGGAGCGCCAGGCCCACCTGCTCTCGGCCGACGACGAGACGGCGACTAGCCCTGGCTCGCAGTCTGCGGATGCCGTCGACGTCATGACCATCCACCAGGCGAAGGGCCTTGACTTCGATACCGTTCTACTTCCCTTCCTCACCGAATCCGAGTTCGGCCACATCACTCTCGCGAACTATCAGCGAGACCTCTACCGCTACGATATACTGGTTGACGACGTGCAGGGCGAGCTGGCCGACCCGCTGCGGGCCGACTGCAGCGACGACCAGATCGCAGAGGAGTGGCGCGTCCTCCACGTCGCACTCACCCGAGCGAAGGAGCACCTGTTCCTCTTCGGCAACGACGTCGAGGAGCAGGGCCCCGGTGCGGACATGCTGGACGATCACCTGCCCAGTGAACGCAGCGAGACCCCGATCCACTGGTCTGCCGAGGGGCCACGCTTCTCCGTCTGGAACGCGCTCATGGACAGCTACGACGAGATTGCGGCCGACACACCCGACGCCGTCCGGGACTACACCGACGCCGTCAACCGCGGCGTCGACGAGGACCCGGGGACGATCACGTACTACCAAACCGAGGTCTCGACCGACGAAGCGCTCGAGACAGTACTCGAGTTCGCCGACGAGGTCGTCGCCGGGACGCTCGCTGATGGCGACAGCGCCGCAAGTCCGAACACCGCCCGCTTCGCCGACGCCCCCCTCGGCACCAGCGTCGACGTCGAACTCGCCCGCCAGCACAGCCACACCGCACTCGAGTCCGTCCGCAACTGTGAGCGAAAGCACGTCCTCGATCACGTGGTGGACGCGTTCCCCGACCCAACCCCAGCTACCGGCGGGGAAGCAGAGGTGACCCAGGCCGACGTTGGCTCGCTCTTCCACGACGTCGCCGAACTCGCCTACTGGCGCGGCTACGACAGCAAAACCGAGTGGCGCGAGGCCTGCGAGTGGGTCGCCCGTAGCCGCGACCTGACGACCGCACTGGAGCCGGCACTCGAGTGCATCGATCGCTACTTCGAGACCGACGTGCCGGAGTGGCCGGCGGTCGGTGCAGAGGTGCCAATCGCCGTCGACGGCGACGAGATTGCGGAGGTGAACGGCGACATCGCGGCTGTGGACGACGGCATCGCAGCTATCGAAGGCGACATAATCGGCTACGTCGACAGCGTTCGCCGCCACCCTGACGGCGGCCTCGTCGTACTCGACTACAAGACGAGCCAGGCCCAGAAGGACCTGGAGACGAGCCACCAACTCGAGCTCTACGTCCGCGCCTGTCGGGACCGCTTCGACGAGCCACTCAGCCACGCCGGCTACGTATACGTCGGTGACGCCGGGCCAGCAGTCCAGGTTTTCTCGGTCGACGAACTGGCCACGCTGTGGGAGTCGGTACTCGAGGACCTGGCGACGGCGGACGGCTCGTCGTTCGCGAACGCGACGCCGGGACCACACTGCCAGTTCTGTCCGCACCGGTCGCTTGGCTGTTCCGAGGGCGAAGACGAGTCACCGTCTCTGGATGCGTTCCAGATCGATGGCCAGTGA
- a CDS encoding 30S ribosomal protein S15 — MARMHTRRRGSSGSDKPAADEPPEWSDVDPADVEERVVELADQGHDPSQIGIKLRDEGVTGTPVPDVKLVTGKKITEILEENDAKADVPADLRNLMERAVRLREHVQANPQDYQNKRSLQNTESKVRRLVDYYRGNELEPDFTYSYEVAVDLLEEH, encoded by the coding sequence ATGGCACGAATGCATACCCGCCGTCGTGGCTCGTCCGGTTCGGACAAGCCAGCGGCAGACGAACCACCGGAGTGGAGCGACGTCGACCCAGCAGATGTCGAAGAACGGGTCGTCGAACTGGCAGATCAGGGTCACGACCCGAGTCAGATCGGCATCAAGCTGCGTGACGAAGGCGTCACCGGCACCCCCGTCCCTGACGTGAAGCTGGTGACCGGCAAGAAGATCACCGAGATTCTCGAGGAGAACGACGCCAAGGCGGACGTTCCCGCGGACCTTCGGAACCTGATGGAGCGTGCGGTCCGACTGCGCGAGCACGTGCAGGCGAACCCACAGGACTACCAGAACAAGCGCTCCCTGCAGAACACGGAGTCGAAAGTTCGCCGTCTCGTCGACTACTACCGAGGCAACGAGCTCGAGCCGGACTTCACGTACTCCTACGAGGTTGCAGTCGACCTCCTCGAGGAGCACTGA
- a CDS encoding KEOPS complex subunit Pcc1, with protein sequence MPAHTDTNTNTNTNTNTNSDDALERATATIRTSHDDPDLVARALRPDNTDEMETVTDGDSVVTRIERESTSGLHSTVDDYVVNLEVAVDVARTAREAGVATDATAQDPAPPASSSSSALSTPSTSSTSDADAADEQRDNPTDTGTVSDTDTDNTHDTNE encoded by the coding sequence ATGCCGGCACACACGGACACGAACACGAACACGAACACGAACACGAACACGAACTCGGACGACGCGCTCGAACGCGCGACGGCGACGATCCGCACGTCCCACGACGATCCTGATCTCGTTGCACGGGCACTACGCCCGGACAACACCGACGAGATGGAGACCGTCACGGACGGCGACAGTGTCGTCACGCGGATCGAGCGCGAGTCGACGAGCGGGCTGCACTCGACGGTCGACGACTACGTCGTCAATCTCGAGGTTGCAGTCGACGTTGCTCGCACGGCACGCGAGGCCGGTGTGGCTACTGACGCCACTGCTCAGGATCCAGCACCACCTGCTTCATCCAGTTCATCTGCTCTATCCACTCCATCCACTTCATCCACTTCGGATGCAGACGCAGCCGACGAACAGCGCGACAACCCAACGGACACGGGTACTGTGTCCGACACAGACACCGACAACACACACGATACCAATGAGTGA
- a CDS encoding 30S ribosomal protein S3ae: MSERSVSRAKQEKRWYTVLAPEQFDRTELGETPADEPEKVYDRTIETTLGDLNNNASENNTKLTFKITDVGSDAAYTEFKEHSLTRDYLRSLVRRGASKIEAYVTVLTTDDYRVQIQPVAFTTKKADASQEKAIRNQMVQMIEEAAEERTFEELIDSVVEGRLSSAIYGEAKTIYPLRRVEIQKTTLEARPEEVAEEEATSVDVDDEDVAADD; this comes from the coding sequence ATGAGTGAACGTTCAGTCTCACGTGCGAAACAGGAAAAGCGGTGGTACACCGTGCTCGCTCCGGAGCAGTTCGACCGGACAGAGCTCGGCGAGACCCCTGCTGACGAACCGGAAAAGGTCTACGACCGAACCATCGAAACGACGCTCGGCGACCTCAACAACAACGCCAGCGAGAACAACACGAAGCTGACCTTCAAGATCACCGACGTGGGCAGCGACGCCGCGTACACGGAATTCAAGGAGCACTCCCTGACCCGTGACTACCTGCGCTCGCTCGTCCGCCGCGGTGCCTCGAAGATCGAGGCCTACGTCACCGTCCTCACGACGGACGACTACCGCGTCCAGATCCAGCCCGTCGCCTTCACGACGAAGAAGGCCGACGCGAGCCAGGAGAAGGCCATCCGCAACCAGATGGTGCAGATGATCGAAGAGGCAGCCGAAGAGCGCACCTTCGAGGAACTGATCGACAGCGTCGTCGAAGGCCGTCTCTCCTCGGCAATCTACGGCGAAGCCAAGACGATCTACCCGCTTCGCCGCGTCGAGATCCAGAAGACGACACTCGAGGCCCGTCCCGAGGAAGTCGCCGAAGAGGAAGCGACCTCCGTCGACGTCGACGACGAAGACGTCGCAGCCGACGACTAA
- the truD gene encoding tRNA pseudouridine(13) synthase TruD, protein MRPAHPTEQAVGMQAYVSDTNGVGGRLRAADDHFRVRERERFATEPIDAPTDAYPHLVFRATLRGWDTNDFATRLSDALGISRERVNWAGTKDKYAVTTQLFSVYDTTSDAGATGLPDIDGADLEVLGRAGRSLEFGDLAGNQFEIVVSDADQPETASQIADELCEFGGLDAVGAAGADSETETTPVGVPNFFGQQRFGSRRPVTHEVGLEIVRGDWEGAVMAYLGAPTNAEPESTQEARRFIEETRDWQEALDRFPNRLRYERSMLHELAECTANSDGNGDPDPADFRAALERLPSNLQRLFVHAAQSYAFNLMLSERLERGLPFDRPVAGDVACFSDTGDDVPEELVLPDTDRLQRVDERRVRSVTRHCERGRAFVTAPLVGTETELADGEQGEIERAVLDDLDLAPEDFDLPGEFHSTGTRRAVLVQTELGVETGGGEESESEAAADSLTLSFALPKGSYATVVLREFMKVDPIHLG, encoded by the coding sequence ATGCGCCCGGCACACCCCACGGAGCAGGCCGTCGGAATGCAGGCCTACGTCAGCGACACCAACGGCGTCGGCGGCCGCCTCCGCGCAGCCGACGACCACTTTCGCGTTCGCGAACGCGAGCGCTTCGCGACTGAACCGATCGACGCCCCAACCGACGCCTACCCACATCTCGTCTTTCGCGCAACCCTCCGCGGCTGGGACACCAACGACTTCGCAACCCGCCTCTCGGACGCACTCGGCATCTCCCGCGAGCGCGTCAACTGGGCCGGCACCAAGGACAAGTACGCCGTCACGACCCAACTCTTCTCCGTCTACGATACCACCAGCGATGCCGGTGCCACCGGCCTCCCCGACATCGACGGTGCCGACCTCGAGGTCCTCGGGCGCGCCGGTCGGTCACTCGAGTTCGGTGACCTCGCAGGGAACCAGTTCGAGATCGTGGTGAGCGATGCCGACCAACCAGAGACCGCGTCACAGATCGCGGACGAACTGTGCGAGTTCGGCGGTCTCGACGCTGTTGGGGCCGCTGGCGCGGACTCGGAAACGGAAACAACACCCGTCGGCGTCCCCAACTTCTTCGGCCAGCAGCGCTTTGGCAGCCGCCGACCGGTCACCCACGAGGTCGGCCTCGAAATCGTCCGCGGTGACTGGGAGGGCGCGGTGATGGCCTATCTCGGCGCGCCGACCAACGCCGAACCCGAGAGCACCCAGGAGGCTCGCCGATTTATCGAGGAGACGCGAGACTGGCAGGAAGCCCTCGATCGGTTCCCGAACCGACTGCGCTACGAACGCTCGATGCTTCACGAACTCGCAGAGTGCACGGCCAACAGCGACGGAAACGGCGACCCCGACCCCGCCGATTTCCGCGCTGCACTCGAGCGTCTGCCCTCGAATCTCCAGCGGCTGTTCGTCCACGCCGCGCAGTCGTACGCGTTCAACCTGATGCTCTCGGAGCGTCTCGAGCGCGGGCTACCGTTCGATCGACCCGTTGCAGGTGACGTCGCGTGCTTTTCCGATACTGGCGACGACGTGCCTGAAGAACTCGTCCTCCCCGACACGGACCGCCTCCAGCGCGTCGACGAGCGCCGTGTCCGGTCTGTAACTCGTCACTGTGAGCGCGGCCGCGCGTTCGTCACTGCGCCGCTCGTTGGCACCGAAACAGAACTCGCCGACGGCGAACAGGGCGAGATCGAACGCGCCGTACTGGACGACCTCGATCTCGCCCCCGAGGACTTCGACCTGCCCGGTGAGTTCCACTCGACCGGCACGCGGCGGGCAGTCCTCGTGCAGACTGAACTCGGAGTCGAGACGGGTGGAGGAGAGGAGTCTGAATCCGAGGCTGCAGCAGACTCGCTCACCCTCTCGTTTGCGCTGCCGAAGGGATCGTACGCGACCGTCGTCCTTCGGGAGTTCATGAAGGTCGACCCGATCCACCTCGGGTAG
- a CDS encoding DUF7344 domain-containing protein, whose translation MKTQTRNPTDEATETRLIDATDLFDAFAVLRRQYALASLSQHQSPVPITDLARFIARREREAATGPYAMDDQYERILVDLCHVHLPKLADIGLLRYDTDTELVELLVDTHVLVPYLELADIDYLTVDVSVDDTDTDTPPSA comes from the coding sequence ATGAAGACCCAGACACGCAATCCTACCGATGAAGCGACAGAGACACGACTGATCGACGCGACCGACCTGTTCGATGCGTTCGCCGTTCTGCGGCGACAGTACGCACTCGCCTCTCTCTCACAGCACCAATCACCGGTTCCGATCACGGACCTCGCCCGGTTCATCGCTCGCCGCGAGCGCGAGGCTGCAACCGGACCGTACGCGATGGACGATCAGTACGAACGAATACTGGTCGACCTTTGTCACGTTCACCTCCCGAAACTGGCCGATATCGGTCTGCTTCGATACGACACGGACACCGAACTCGTCGAACTACTCGTCGATACACACGTCCTCGTCCCGTACCTCGAACTGGCAGATATCGACTACCTGACCGTCGATGTCAGCGTCGACGACACTGACACCGACACACCACCCTCAGCGTGA
- the pth2 gene encoding peptidyl-tRNA hydrolase Pth2, translated as MKQAIVARTDIGMGQGKLAAQVAHASLSAYEKADSQLRDQWKRNGQKKVVLKGESERQLHELAEIAERDGVPKAVVRDAGHTQLEPGTVTALAVGPAGDDRVDSITGELSLF; from the coding sequence ATGAAGCAGGCCATCGTCGCCCGAACGGATATCGGCATGGGACAGGGAAAGCTCGCCGCGCAGGTCGCACACGCGTCGCTGTCGGCCTACGAGAAGGCAGATTCGCAACTGCGTGACCAGTGGAAGCGAAACGGGCAGAAGAAGGTCGTACTCAAGGGTGAAAGCGAGCGGCAGTTGCACGAACTCGCTGAAATCGCCGAACGCGACGGCGTGCCAAAGGCGGTCGTCCGCGACGCTGGTCACACCCAACTCGAGCCCGGGACGGTGACGGCGCTCGCAGTCGGACCGGCGGGTGACGATCGGGTCGATAGCATTACGGGCGAACTCTCGCTGTTCTAG
- a CDS encoding DsbA family protein, whose product MNQTRRAFLGTTGTVGLGVVAGCLGSEDPPEPPVAGNPDADVTVAVYEDFSCPFCRDFKLGVLPELEEQYLESGDVRYEHRDFPIPVDDTWSWALPSAAREVFESEGNDAFWEFTSEIYTYLGSYNYGAIEGVADEIGADGAAIRDAAEEESHRSTIEDDKSYGESNGVGGTPTILVDGDAVELYESEDFEAMALEETTAAIDAALE is encoded by the coding sequence ATGAATCAGACGCGCCGTGCCTTCCTCGGGACGACGGGCACCGTCGGTCTCGGGGTCGTTGCCGGCTGTCTCGGCAGCGAGGACCCACCCGAGCCACCGGTCGCCGGCAATCCGGACGCAGACGTCACCGTGGCGGTGTACGAAGACTTCTCCTGTCCGTTCTGTCGTGACTTCAAACTCGGCGTCTTACCGGAGCTCGAGGAGCAATACCTCGAATCAGGCGACGTTCGGTACGAGCATCGAGACTTCCCGATCCCGGTCGACGACACGTGGTCGTGGGCGCTTCCGAGCGCGGCCCGCGAGGTCTTCGAGAGTGAGGGGAACGATGCGTTCTGGGAGTTTACGAGCGAGATCTACACCTACCTGGGATCGTACAACTACGGTGCCATCGAGGGCGTCGCAGACGAGATCGGAGCCGACGGCGCGGCGATCCGCGACGCTGCCGAAGAAGAGAGCCACCGATCGACGATCGAGGACGACAAGTCCTACGGCGAATCCAACGGCGTCGGCGGTACCCCCACCATTCTCGTCGACGGTGACGCCGTCGAACTCTACGAATCCGAGGACTTCGAGGCGATGGCACTCGAGGAGACGACCGCCGCGATCGACGCGGCACTCGAGTAA
- the dcd gene encoding dCTP deaminase: MILSDADILRRLEEGDLVVDPLDDPELQIQPASVDLRLGREFLEFQRTNIPCIHPTSEREVDEYVTETVVEDGDDFILHPGDFVLGTTYERVEIPADLIAHVEGRSSLGRLAVVVHATAGLCDPGYRGQITLELSNLGSAPVALTPGMRISQLTFTELKTEAERPYGSERGSKYQDQDGPQASRIQSDHEFGGDQLDRDD; encoded by the coding sequence ATGATCCTCTCCGATGCGGACATCCTCCGACGACTGGAGGAAGGCGACCTCGTCGTCGACCCACTCGACGATCCTGAACTGCAGATTCAGCCGGCAAGTGTCGACCTCCGACTGGGACGGGAGTTTCTCGAGTTCCAGCGGACGAACATTCCATGTATCCATCCGACCTCGGAACGAGAGGTCGACGAGTATGTTACCGAGACGGTCGTCGAAGACGGCGACGACTTCATTCTCCACCCGGGCGACTTCGTGCTCGGAACGACCTACGAGCGCGTTGAGATCCCGGCGGATCTGATCGCCCACGTCGAGGGCCGCTCCTCGCTCGGCCGCCTTGCAGTCGTCGTCCACGCCACTGCAGGGCTCTGTGATCCCGGCTACCGCGGCCAGATCACGCTCGAACTGTCGAACCTCGGCAGTGCGCCGGTCGCGCTCACGCCGGGAATGCGAATCTCACAGCTCACGTTTACGGAACTCAAGACGGAGGCAGAGCGACCTTACGGCAGCGAGCGCGGGTCGAAGTATCAGGATCAGGACGGGCCACAGGCCTCGCGCATTCAGAGTGACCACGAGTTCGGTGGTGACCAGTTGGATCGAGACGACTGA